The Juglans microcarpa x Juglans regia isolate MS1-56 chromosome 8S, Jm3101_v1.0, whole genome shotgun sequence genome has a window encoding:
- the LOC121244589 gene encoding zinc finger CCCH domain-containing protein 23-like: MMIGNPIVEIPSWNWDPLEDLTTGMASPFSPGSPSVNFNGNAGVGDHFPLLESFAALHRYLPSNQSDSLAEEESDIPVDAFSCDHFRMYEFKVRRCARARSHDWTECPYAHPGEKARRRDPRKYLYSGTACPDFRRGSCGKGDLCEFAHGVFECWLHPSRYHTQPCKDGQSCRRRVCFFAHTPEQLRVLPQQSPRGHGSGESFDGSPVRHGFDSYLTKGSFVSSPTSILTSPLVSPQSDSPPTSPSSVPLGARSVISVSEITSSMQNIQLGKMKMSPPPWGVQIRPGFCSPRGSTLRPGFCSPPSTPTRASTRSGLGPLDNYKFAEEPAMERVESGRDIRAQIYAKLSKENSLRRVDLPVSAPDVGWVSELLK; encoded by the coding sequence ATGATGATCGGAAATCCAATCGTCGAAATCCCTTCGTGGAACTGGGACCCACTTGAGGATCTGACAACTGGAATGGCGTCACCATTTTCCCCAGGTAGCCCCTCCGTCAACTTCAACGGCAATGCTGGTGTCGGGGACCACTTTCCTCTTCTGGAATCGTTCGCGGCCCTTCACCGTTACCTGCCATCGAACCAGTCGGACTCTCTGGCAGAGGAGGAGTCCGACATTCCCGTCGACGCGTTCTCGTGTGACCATTTCCGGATGTACGAGTTTAAGGTACGGAGATGCGCTCGCGCTAGGTCACATGACTGGACGGAGTGTCCGTACGCTCATCCTGGCGAGAAGGCTCGCCGGAGGGATCCGCGCAAGTACCTGTACTCCGGCACGGCTTGCCCCGATTTCCGCAGGGGGAGTTGCGGGAAGGGTGACTTGTGCGAGTTCGCTCACGGTGTCTTCGAGTGCTGGCTGCACCCGAGTCGTTACCATACTCAGCCGTGCAAGGACGGCCAGAGTTGTCGACGCCGTGTCTGCTTTTTCGCTCACACGCCGGAACAACTTCGCGTCCTGCCCCAGCAGAGTCCGAGGGGTCATGGGTCTGGCGAGTCCTTTGATGGGTCGCCCGTTCGACATGGCTTTGACTCGTACTTGACCAAGGGGTCCTTCGTTTCTTCGCCCACTTCAATCCTGACTTCGCCGCTAGTTTCTCCACAGTCTGACTCGCCGCCGACGTCGCCGAGTAGCGTTCCGCTAGGTGCTAGATCCGTGATATCGGTGAGCGAAATCACTTCTTCAATGCAAAACATTCAGCTTGGGAAGATGAAAATGAGCCCTCCGCCATGGGGAGTTCAAATAAGACCTGGGTTTTGCTCACCGCGTGGGTCGACTCTCCGACCCGGGTTCTGTAGCCCGCCTTCTACTCCAACTCGTGCCTCAACTCGTTCGGGACTTGGTCCCCTCGACAATTATAAATTCGCGGAGGAGCCTGCAATGGAGAGGGTCGAGTCTGGAAGGGACATACGAGCCCAGATTTATGCGAAACTCAGTAAGGAGAATTCACTCAGACGAGTCGACTTGCCTGTGTCCGCCCCTGATGT